A portion of the Nakamurella deserti genome contains these proteins:
- a CDS encoding AI-2E family transporter — translation MTSTVTPGMRIAASWSWRFIVVVIAAGALLCGIAFLSEITIPIAIALLLNSLLNPVRRWLILKGWRPHLASTVVFLAGLLLVIGLVFVVVRQFVSGAPDLASKATDGIDKVQDWLVNGPLKLSQDQIDSGLTSVRQAVVDNQDALTSGALNTATSVGHIVTGLVLVLFTLFFFLRDGERIWAWLLRLAPARARHRIDGAASHAWSTLGGYVRATVLVAFVDAIGIGIGLLVLGVPLAIPLTALVFLASFIPIIGALLSGGVAILVALVTVGFVKALILLAVVIAVQQLEGHVLQPVLLGRAVSLHPLAVALSIAAGVVVGGIIGALLAVPLAATVNAAVKYLAGRATPGESQDHVEATLEEEEQSTPSAPAAGQA, via the coding sequence GTGACGAGCACGGTGACGCCCGGGATGCGGATCGCGGCGTCCTGGTCATGGCGGTTCATCGTCGTGGTCATCGCCGCCGGCGCCCTGCTGTGCGGCATCGCGTTCCTGTCCGAGATCACCATTCCGATCGCGATAGCGCTGTTGCTGAATTCACTGCTCAACCCGGTCCGCCGGTGGCTGATCCTCAAAGGGTGGAGGCCGCATCTCGCGTCCACTGTCGTCTTCCTGGCCGGCCTCCTCCTGGTGATCGGGCTGGTCTTCGTGGTGGTGCGACAGTTCGTGTCCGGCGCTCCCGACCTCGCGTCCAAGGCCACCGACGGCATCGACAAAGTGCAGGACTGGCTCGTCAACGGCCCCCTCAAACTGTCCCAGGACCAGATCGACAGTGGTCTGACCTCGGTCCGGCAGGCCGTGGTCGACAACCAGGACGCGTTGACGTCGGGCGCTCTCAACACCGCGACGTCGGTCGGTCACATCGTCACCGGACTGGTCCTCGTGTTGTTCACGCTGTTCTTCTTCCTCCGTGACGGGGAGCGGATCTGGGCCTGGTTGTTGCGCCTCGCGCCCGCCCGCGCGCGCCACCGCATCGACGGAGCTGCGTCCCACGCGTGGTCCACGCTGGGCGGGTACGTCCGGGCGACCGTCCTGGTGGCATTCGTCGACGCCATCGGTATCGGCATCGGGCTCCTCGTACTGGGGGTTCCGCTCGCGATCCCGCTGACCGCGTTGGTCTTCCTCGCCTCGTTCATCCCCATCATCGGCGCACTGCTCAGTGGCGGTGTGGCGATCCTGGTCGCGCTGGTCACGGTCGGATTCGTCAAGGCGCTGATCCTGCTCGCGGTGGTCATCGCGGTGCAGCAGCTGGAGGGTCATGTCCTGCAGCCGGTGCTGCTGGGTCGCGCGGTCAGCCTGCATCCCCTCGCCGTGGCGCTGTCCATCGCCGCCGGCGTCGTCGTCGGCGGCATCATCGGGGCACTCCTCGCGGTGCCGTTGGCCGCCACGGTCAACGCTGCGGTCAAGTACCTCGCGGGCCGGGCCACACCCGGCGAGAGCCAGGACCACGTCGAAGCCACGCTCGAGGAGGAGGAACAGTCCACCCCATCGGCGCCGGCCGCCGGCCAGGCGTGA